The proteins below come from a single Methyloprofundus sedimenti genomic window:
- a CDS encoding cupin-like domain-containing protein, protein METLIEVKPAADLSANSATTRAKVINHYPEIDRRESLSAKSFFTNYVLKNRPVVVSGVLKNCLALSKWETAYLREISGDRTVTLKQGLKDEGVANLMTVTTRLNDYLDQVEIFETELQRNEVSAIDRPPYLHDLPLLSVLPNAANDLVGFPSDYFPEWYRSDWTKYAQFFFGPSHSLTPLHFDCLLTHNLFFQVKGRKRFILLQHDQLSSCYCYKWRWSEVDAENPDFIRHPLYRGAQIQECIVEPGDMLYMPSGMLHHVRSLDCSMSFNVDWHTRDSAIRGVLALKQGMPIKNVYYNAVIALGQSTGLSATKVLPWYLSYLNYVS, encoded by the coding sequence ATGGAAACATTAATTGAAGTAAAGCCTGCAGCTGACTTATCAGCAAATTCGGCTACAACAAGAGCAAAGGTAATAAATCATTATCCTGAAATAGATCGTAGAGAGAGCTTGTCAGCCAAAAGTTTCTTTACCAATTATGTGTTAAAGAATCGTCCTGTGGTGGTTTCAGGGGTATTAAAAAATTGTTTGGCACTTTCTAAGTGGGAAACTGCGTATCTTCGTGAAATTTCTGGTGATCGTACAGTTACTCTTAAACAAGGTTTAAAAGATGAAGGTGTAGCAAACCTGATGACAGTAACAACACGATTGAACGATTACCTGGATCAAGTAGAAATATTTGAAACTGAGCTTCAAAGGAATGAAGTTTCGGCCATAGATAGGCCACCATATTTGCACGACTTACCGTTATTGAGTGTTTTGCCAAATGCGGCCAATGATCTGGTTGGTTTTCCATCCGATTATTTTCCAGAGTGGTATCGAAGTGATTGGACTAAGTACGCTCAATTCTTTTTTGGACCTAGCCATAGCTTAACTCCTTTGCATTTCGATTGCCTGCTGACTCATAACCTGTTCTTTCAAGTCAAGGGCCGCAAACGCTTTATCTTATTACAGCATGATCAACTGTCATCTTGTTATTGCTATAAATGGCGTTGGAGCGAGGTAGATGCGGAAAATCCGGACTTTATACGTCATCCGCTTTATCGGGGTGCGCAAATTCAAGAGTGTATTGTAGAACCAGGAGATATGCTTTACATGCCATCAGGGATGTTGCATCACGTCCGCAGTTTAGATTGCTCAATGTCCTTTAATGTTGACTGGCATACGCGCGATAGTGCTATTCGAGGCGTATTGGCACTTAAACAAGGGATGCCAATTAAGAATGTTTATTACAACGCGGTTATTGCGCTAGGACAGAGTACCGGTTTGTCTGCAACAAAAGTGCTGCCCTGGTACCTGTCATATTTGAACTACGTTTCTTAG
- a CDS encoding 4'-phosphopantetheinyl transferase family protein gives MASTQSVDWLGSRNIYCALSVNDEVQLQPEEVHIWSASLIATQDRLETFFGTLSKDERKRAKSFVRGLDRNRYIIARGILRELLGNYLGITPEQVRFTYGTYGKPYLTGLLVGDGLEFNLSHAANSAVYVFANRRQVGIDIELLNHRMAWWELAPIIFSENELLELDEIPEEDKMNAFFRGWTRKEALAKCCGLGFSLNAKVYNVPLRHLETSRVIEILTQPKHQGVWYLYPIDPLVGFMAALAIKGTRLNSIRMKVY, from the coding sequence ATGGCATCTACTCAGTCAGTAGACTGGTTAGGTAGTAGGAATATCTACTGCGCTTTATCAGTTAATGATGAAGTGCAACTCCAGCCAGAAGAAGTTCATATTTGGTCTGCATCATTGATTGCAACACAAGATAGACTAGAAACCTTCTTTGGAACATTATCGAAAGATGAACGAAAACGGGCAAAAAGCTTTGTTCGAGGCCTGGATAGAAATAGATATATCATCGCGCGCGGAATATTACGTGAATTGTTGGGAAATTATCTCGGTATTACTCCCGAACAAGTTAGATTCACTTATGGGACTTATGGAAAACCTTATTTAACAGGTTTATTGGTGGGTGATGGACTTGAATTTAACCTATCCCATGCAGCTAATTCAGCAGTTTACGTGTTTGCAAATCGGCGACAAGTTGGTATCGATATAGAACTTCTTAACCACAGAATGGCTTGGTGGGAATTAGCCCCGATTATTTTTTCTGAGAATGAATTGCTGGAACTGGATGAAATTCCAGAAGAAGACAAAATGAATGCATTTTTTCGAGGATGGACGCGAAAGGAAGCGCTTGCCAAGTGTTGCGGCTTAGGTTTTTCGTTAAATGCAAAGGTGTATAACGTACCCCTAAGACATCTTGAAACGTCGAGGGTTATAGAAATACTTACTCAGCCTAAACATCAAGGTGTTTGGTATTTATATCCGATTGACCCTTTAGTTGGGTTTATGGCGGCTTTGGCTATAAAAGGAACGCGACTAAATAGCATAAGGATGAAAGTTTATTAG
- a CDS encoding MbtH family protein — MAWDEEEDTTIYHVVVNHEEQYSIWPEYKEVPKGWKTVGQTGLKQECLEYIKKVWTDMRPLSLRKAMAENQDNRVSQTES, encoded by the coding sequence ATGGCTTGGGATGAAGAGGAAGATACAACAATTTACCATGTGGTTGTTAATCATGAGGAACAATACTCCATTTGGCCTGAATATAAAGAAGTGCCAAAAGGTTGGAAAACAGTCGGTCAAACAGGCTTAAAACAGGAATGTCTGGAGTATATCAAAAAGGTCTGGACGGATATGCGCCCTTTGAGTTTGCGCAAAGCAATGGCGGAAAATCAGGATAATAGAGTTAGTCAGACGGAGAGCTGA
- a CDS encoding FecR family protein, whose product MTKYNSEKNDNNELPSISSASEQALEWFTRLEETPVKASVQLEFLNWCAENPENKQAYEQIAQLWGSEVFVQALQIEEQRISHKKSAKTRRFRPGLAIVATLLLSVWGIFQGNMLQRLTADLYTTVGQQQTLILADGSSVMLDTDSAIKVSYDEHGRNVDLLSGRAFFNIQPDITRPFIVKTEEESVRVVGTRFIVNTESNTPLIVQQGIVAYRANNADNTDIVIAGEQLEKTQNQFKVIETDQSSAVFSWTEGRFKFHNLPLGEIIAEIDRYQPGIIILGNQKLSDIGVTGDYKLNNPRAIIASLAQATGAKVVNVSAYLTVLY is encoded by the coding sequence ATGACCAAATACAATTCTGAAAAAAATGATAATAATGAGCTTCCTTCAATAAGCAGTGCCAGTGAGCAGGCTTTAGAATGGTTTACTCGATTAGAAGAAACGCCAGTCAAAGCATCCGTTCAACTTGAATTTTTAAATTGGTGTGCAGAAAACCCGGAAAACAAACAGGCATATGAGCAAATTGCACAGCTATGGGGTTCGGAGGTATTTGTACAGGCATTACAAATTGAAGAGCAGAGAATTAGTCACAAAAAGTCAGCAAAAACTCGCCGTTTTAGGCCGGGGCTAGCAATAGTCGCAACTTTGTTATTGAGCGTCTGGGGTATTTTTCAAGGCAATATGCTACAAAGGCTGACTGCTGATCTATACACCACAGTGGGTCAGCAACAAACATTGATACTGGCTGATGGTTCAAGCGTGATGTTGGATACCGATAGTGCAATTAAGGTATCGTACGATGAGCATGGCAGAAATGTTGACTTATTAAGCGGTCGAGCCTTTTTTAACATACAGCCCGATATAACACGCCCCTTTATAGTTAAAACTGAGGAAGAAAGTGTACGAGTTGTCGGCACACGTTTTATCGTCAATACTGAGAGTAATACTCCGTTGATTGTACAACAGGGCATTGTCGCATATCGAGCAAATAATGCTGATAATACAGACATAGTGATTGCTGGCGAACAGCTAGAAAAAACACAAAATCAGTTCAAAGTGATAGAAACTGATCAATCAAGTGCGGTATTTTCCTGGACAGAAGGCCGTTTTAAATTTCACAATCTTCCGCTGGGAGAAATAATTGCCGAAATTGACCGTTATCAGCCAGGTATTATTATATTAGGTAATCAAAAGCTGTCTGACATTGGTGTTACAGGTGACTATAAATTGAATAATCCTAGAGCAATTATCGCATCATTAGCCCAGGCAACAGGCGCCAAAGTAGTGAATGTATCAGCGTATTTAACGGTTTTGTATTAA